A genomic region of Candidatus Pseudomonas phytovorans contains the following coding sequences:
- a CDS encoding PAS domain-containing methyl-accepting chemotaxis protein → MRMNLPVTEHERTFSSDQRLISTTDLNSRITYCNEAFVAISGFTYDELVGQPHNLVRHPDMPPSVFGHMWETIKQGKPWMGVVKNRAKNGDYYWVSAYVTAVYEQGRISGYESVRSVPTREQIRRAEALYARLRADRAAVPWAARLGHGLAHGWPLIGAGLLSAAGYLWLPVYAALGVLMASQLLAWYLVEHRQNQAIRRTLAEHPKAFTSPLVALTYSDNPGLQGQLDLAIISEEARLQTALTRLVDAGVGVKSRAAQSSDLSDAQAQMLDRQRSETDQSATAIAQMAATIQEVTHNVQSTAHAAGDADQLAQHGSELALQSLKAMGSMSDAVSDIGQAVNALAEQTQSIGSVVDVITSIAEQTNLLALNAAIEAARAGEQGRGFAVVADEVRSLAQRTRASTDEIHHIIASLRAGAERAVSTANRGEQISRDSVHSVEAVQAALSGIAQAVSRITGMSQQMATASEQQSHVAEDINQQIVRIAQLCDQSAGQARQGAEISQDLERMAEYLHSLAERFNR, encoded by the coding sequence ATGCGCATGAATTTGCCCGTCACTGAGCACGAAAGAACCTTCTCAAGCGATCAACGCCTGATTTCCACGACTGACCTCAATAGCCGTATCACTTACTGCAATGAGGCTTTCGTGGCGATCAGCGGTTTTACCTACGACGAGCTGGTCGGCCAACCGCACAACCTGGTGCGCCACCCGGACATGCCGCCATCGGTGTTCGGGCATATGTGGGAGACGATCAAGCAAGGCAAACCGTGGATGGGGGTGGTCAAGAACCGCGCAAAGAACGGCGACTACTACTGGGTCAGTGCCTACGTCACGGCGGTCTACGAGCAGGGCCGCATCAGTGGTTACGAGTCAGTGCGCTCGGTGCCCACGCGCGAGCAGATCCGCCGCGCCGAGGCACTGTATGCCCGCCTGCGCGCCGACCGTGCTGCCGTGCCTTGGGCGGCCCGGCTGGGGCATGGGTTGGCCCATGGCTGGCCGTTGATCGGCGCGGGCCTGCTGTCGGCGGCCGGTTACCTGTGGCTGCCGGTCTATGCAGCGCTCGGCGTGCTGATGGCCAGCCAGCTGTTGGCCTGGTACCTGGTCGAGCATCGGCAAAATCAGGCTATCCGCCGCACCTTGGCCGAGCATCCCAAGGCCTTCACCAGCCCGCTGGTGGCGCTCACCTACAGCGACAACCCGGGCCTGCAGGGGCAGCTTGACCTGGCCATCATCAGCGAGGAAGCCCGCTTGCAAACGGCCCTGACCCGCCTGGTGGACGCCGGGGTCGGGGTGAAGTCGCGGGCTGCGCAGTCGTCCGACCTGTCCGATGCCCAGGCGCAGATGCTCGACCGCCAGCGTAGCGAGACCGACCAGTCGGCCACGGCCATTGCGCAGATGGCAGCGACCATTCAGGAGGTCACCCACAATGTGCAGAGCACGGCGCATGCGGCCGGCGATGCCGACCAGCTGGCGCAGCATGGCAGCGAACTGGCGCTGCAGAGCCTCAAGGCCATGGGCAGCATGAGTGATGCCGTCAGCGACATCGGCCAGGCGGTCAATGCCCTGGCGGAGCAGACCCAGTCTATCGGCAGCGTGGTCGACGTGATTACCTCGATTGCCGAGCAGACCAACCTGTTGGCGCTCAACGCCGCCATCGAGGCTGCGCGCGCGGGTGAGCAGGGGAGGGGGTTTGCCGTGGTGGCCGATGAAGTGCGCTCGCTGGCCCAGCGTACCCGTGCATCGACCGACGAGATTCACCACATCATTGCCTCGCTGCGCGCGGGGGCGGAGCGGGCGGTGAGCACTGCCAACCGGGGTGAGCAGATCTCGCGGGACAGTGTGCACAGCGTCGAGGCCGTGCAGGCGGCATTGAGCGGGATTGCCCAGGCGGTCAGCCGCATCACCGGCATGAGCCAGCAGATGGCGACGGCGTCGGAGCAGCAAAGCCATGTGGCCGAAGACATCAACCAGCAAATCGTGAGGATTGCCCAGCTGTGTGACCAGAGTGCCGGGCAGGCCAGGCAGGGGGCCGAAATCAGCCAGGACCTGGAGCGCATGGCGGAGTACCTGCACAGCCTGGCGGAGCGCTTCAACCGCTGA
- a CDS encoding IS3 family transposase (programmed frameshift), translating into MGKYTEQFKLTAVSAYLDGNNGFRKVAQHFDVDFSLLRRWVSSHQSESSLSSRSHGRRYDDDFKRQVLSYMHEHRLSMRQTAAHFGLGQSSQIGSWQRQYYSGDPIAPVDRQKKPIKVPKKIKPAKPTNTDDSQKPRDQLMAELEYLRMENAVLKELKALREEKGTNVGEKVLIVSRLKPRFPLPDLLRLVGLARSTFYYQVQAQQKPDKYAELKEQIQQVYRKEKGRYGYRRVALVIRKGGVLVNKKVIERLMAALGLQSLVRPKKYQSYRGVVGKIAPNLLERNFVAQRPNQKWVSDVTEFKVAEQKLYLSPVMDLYNGEIIAYETASRPQYSLVGNMLDKALKTLGEKPKLVLHTDQGWQYQQGQYRHQLRSRGVKQSMSRKGNCLDNAAMESFFGTLKSEFFYLKRFESIDELKAGLDEYIHYYNHDRIKLRLNGLSPVEYRTQAAA; encoded by the exons ATGGGCAAATACACAGAGCAGTTCAAGCTCACAGCCGTCTCAGCCTACCTGGATGGCAATAATGGCTTCCGAAAGGTAGCCCAGCATTTCGATGTTGATTTCAGCCTGCTCCGCCGGTGGGTTTCCAGCCATCAGAGCGAATCCAGCCTTTCTTCACGCTCACATGGGCGGCGTTATGACGACGATTTCAAGCGACAGGTGCTGAGCTACATGCACGAACATCGCCTTTCCATGCGGCAAACCGCAGCACATTTTGGCCTCGGTCAATCATCGCAGATAGGCAGCTGGCAGCGGCAGTACTACAGTGGTGACCCTATAGCCCCTGTCGACCGCCAGAAAAAGCCGATCAAAGTGCCGAAGAAGATCAAACCAGCAAAACCCACAAATACTGACGATTCGCAAAAGCCCCGAGACCAGCTGATGGCGGAGCTCGAATATCTGCGCATGGAGAACGCTGTCTTAAAGGAGCTCAAGGCTTTGCGAGAGGAAAAGG GAACGAATGTCGGGGAAAAAGTCCTGATCGTTTCGAGGCTCAAGCCTAGATTCCCTTTGCCTGACCTGCTGCGTCTGGTCGGGCTGGCTCGCAGTACCTTTTACTATCAGGTGCAAGCTCAGCAGAAGCCGGACAAATATGCCGAGCTTAAAGAGCAGATTCAGCAGGTCTATCGCAAAGAGAAAGGGCGTTACGGCTATCGACGCGTTGCACTCGTGATCAGAAAAGGTGGGGTACTGGTCAACAAGAAGGTCATCGAGAGGCTGATGGCTGCCCTGGGTCTGCAGTCACTGGTGCGACCTAAGAAGTATCAGTCGTACCGAGGTGTTGTTGGCAAGATAGCGCCGAATCTGCTGGAGCGAAATTTCGTTGCCCAGCGTCCTAATCAGAAATGGGTGAGTGACGTAACTGAGTTCAAAGTGGCTGAACAGAAGCTCTATCTTTCGCCTGTGATGGATTTGTACAACGGAGAAATCATCGCTTACGAGACGGCGAGTCGCCCTCAGTACAGCCTGGTTGGGAACATGCTCGACAAGGCACTCAAAACCTTGGGAGAAAAGCCGAAGCTGGTGCTCCACACCGACCAGGGCTGGCAGTACCAGCAGGGTCAGTATCGCCACCAGCTGCGCAGTCGTGGGGTGAAACAGAGCATGTCTCGTAAAGGCAATTGCCTAGACAATGCAGCTATGGAAAGCTTCTTCGGCACGCTCAAGTCAGAATTTTTCTACCTCAAGCGTTTCGAGAGTATTGATGAATTGAAAGCGGGCCTGGATGAGTACATTCACTACTACAACCATGACCGCATCAAGCTAAGGCTCAATGGCCTGAGCCCTGTCGAGTACAGGACCCAGGCGGCAGCATAG
- a CDS encoding DTW domain-containing protein encodes MPRPRCERCQRPLDHCLCPLIPALDSRTRVILLQHPSETAHALNTARLAALGLNNAELRVGEVFDDLALLLATPGYRPVLLFPGDDAQVLTAYGEASDKPLMLIVPDGTWRKARKLLYLNPLLEALPRVTLGAVAPSRYRLRKAPEAGALSTIEAVVGALNALEQPACFVALLAPFEALIEGQISAMGVETFQRNHGTN; translated from the coding sequence ATGCCCAGACCCCGCTGCGAGCGCTGTCAGCGCCCGCTCGACCATTGCCTCTGCCCACTGATTCCCGCGCTCGACAGCCGTACCCGCGTCATCCTGCTGCAGCACCCCAGTGAAACCGCCCACGCCCTGAATACCGCGCGCCTTGCTGCCCTTGGCCTGAACAACGCCGAGCTGCGGGTAGGTGAGGTGTTCGATGACTTGGCGCTGCTTCTCGCAACACCCGGCTACCGGCCGGTGCTGTTGTTCCCCGGCGACGACGCCCAGGTGCTGACGGCGTATGGCGAGGCGAGCGACAAACCGTTGATGTTGATCGTGCCCGACGGCACTTGGCGCAAGGCGCGCAAGCTGCTGTACCTGAATCCGTTGCTGGAGGCGTTGCCGCGGGTGACGTTGGGGGCTGTCGCGCCATCGCGTTATCGGCTGCGCAAGGCGCCGGAAGCGGGGGCGTTGTCGACGATCGAGGCGGTGGTGGGGGCTTTGAATGCGCTTGAGCAGCCGGCCTGCTTCGTCGCGTTGCTGGCGCCGTTCGAGGCATTGATCGAGGGGCAGATCAGCGCGATGGGTGTAGAGACATTCCAGCGTAACCATGGAACCAACTGA